One region of Thunnus albacares chromosome 20, fThuAlb1.1, whole genome shotgun sequence genomic DNA includes:
- the egr2b gene encoding early growth response protein 2b yields the protein MTAKTLEKVPVNLGGFVHPVAESVYSVDDIATSLPTSVAIFPNTDLGTHYDPLNVTADGLMSADMSVEKRSLDLSYPSGFSQPAPHRNQTFTYMGKFSIDSQYPGNWNPEGVINIVSGIFNVAQPPPPPPPSSSASSSPASSGSPNHFSSGNLSCTMAHQSQAEMDHHHHLYSPPPPYSSSGCGDVYQDPSAFLSTSTCPIASYPPPSYSSPKQPGSSDALFPIIPDYPGFFQPACQRDMHTAGIQDRKPFGPCPLDTFRVPPPLTPLNTIRNFTLGSPGGSSEGGPPRLPSAYSPQNLPLRPILRPRKYPNRPSKTPIHERPYPCPAEGCDRRFSRSDELTRHIRIHTGHKPFQCRICMRNFSRSDHLTTHIRTHTGEKPFACDFCGRKFARSDERKRHTKIHLRQKERKSSTLSSSSSSSSSSSGLERQSGGISATNGICS from the exons ATGACAGCTAAAACTCTGGAGAAAGTACCGGTGAATCTCGGGGGGTTCGTGCATCCCGTAGCCGAGAGTGTGTACTCAGTGGATGACATCGCCACCAGCTTGCCGACCTCTGTGGCTATCTTCCCCAACACCGATTTAGGAACGCATTATGACCCGCTTAATGTGACAGCAG ATGGCTTGATGAGCGCAGACATGAGCGTGGAGAAGCGGTCTCTGGACCTCTCCTACCCCAGCGGCTTCTCTCAGCCTGCCCCCCACCGTAACCAGACCTTCACCTACATGGGAAAGTTCTCCATCGACTCTCAGTATCCAGGTAACTGGAACCCCGAGGGAGTGATCAATATTGTCTCGGGCATCTTCAACGTGGCCCAgccgccgcctcctcctcctccctcctcctcagcGTCCTCCTCCCCGGCTTCCTCAGGATCTCCCAATCACTTTTCCAGCGGAAATTTGAGTTGCACCATGGCGCATCAGAGCCAGGCAGAGATGGACCACCATCACCACCTGTACTCCCCCCCGCCTCCCTACTCCTCTTCTGGCTGCGGGGATGTGTACCAGGACCCCTCGGCGTTTCTGTCCACCTCTACCTGCCCCATCGCCTCTTACCCGCCACCCTCCTACTCTTCGCCCAAGCAGCCCGGCAGCTCAGACGCGCTTTTCCCCATCATCCCTGATTACCCGGGCTTCTTCCAGCCGGCTTGCCAGCGAGACATGCACACGGCAGGTATCCAAGACCGGAAACCTTTCGGTCCGTGTCCACTCGATACATTCCGCGTCCCCCCACCCCTGACCCCACTGAACACTATCAGGAACTTTACACTTGGGAGTCCGGGTGGCAGCTCCGAGGGAGGGCCGCCGAGGCTCCCCTCTGCCTACAGCCCACAGAACCTGCCTCTGAGGCCGATCCTGCGGCCCAGAAAGTACCCGAACAGACCCAGCAAGACGCCCATCCACGAGCGACCATACCCTTGTCCGGCGGAGGGCTGCGACCGGCGGTTCTCCCGCTCCGACGAACTGACCAGACACATCCGCATCCACACTGGACACAAGCCGTTCCAGTGCCGGATCTGTATGCGCAACTTCAGCCGCAGCGACCACCTCACCACGCACATCCGCACGCACACGGGAGAGAAGCCGTTTGCCTGCGACTTCTGCGGCCGCAAGTTCGCCAGGAGCGACGAAAGGAAGAGACACACTAAAATCCATCTCAGGCAGAAGGAGAGGAAGTCCTCTACTCTCTCCTCTTCGTCCTCGTCCTCATCCAGCAGCTCCGGGCTGGAGCGGCAGTCAGGCGGTATCAGCGCAACCAACGGGATTTGTTCATAG
- the adoa gene encoding 2-aminoethanethiol (cysteamine) dioxygenase a, giving the protein MPRDNKTPLIQKIAKQAYISFKGLKSSANGENYFVADKQSELISLVTAVRAADLKIAPRKTKASSGAAGPQNPPVTYMHICETEVFSMGVFLLRTGASIPLHDHPGMNGMLKVLYGKVSVRCFDKLENDLTVSTAPPRFEPPLPMFQTASLRRSVLRSVAEYSENSGPCLLTPVRDNLHQIDAVEGPAAFLDILAPPYNPDDGRDCHYYKVLQTVAEGETDGKGNQEQQGEENEKEETWLLEIPQPEDFWCGGEPYPGPTVSF; this is encoded by the exons ATGCCGCGGGACAACAAAACTCCTCTCATCCAGAAAATAGCAAAGCAAGCCTATATCTCCTTTAAAGGCTTGAAGTCTTCGGCTAACGGGGAGAATTACTTCGTCGCAGACAAACAGAGTGAACTCATCTCCCTGGTGACCGCGGTCAGGGCTGCCGATCTAAAAATTGCTCCCCGGAAAACCAAAGCGAGCTCCGGGGCAGCGGGGCCCCAGAACCCCCCGGTCACCTACATGCACATCTGCGAGACGGAGGTGTTCAGCATGGGGGTGTTCCTGTTGAGGACCGGTGCCTCCATACCGCTGCACGACCACCCGGGCATGAACGGGATGCTGAAG GTTCTCTACGGCAAGGTGAGCGTCCGCTGTTTTGACAAGCTGGAGAACGACCTGACTGTCAGCACCGCCCCACCTCGTTTCGAGCCTCCTCTGCCCATGTTCCAGACGGCCTCCCTGCGGCGCTCCGTGCTCCGCTCGGTGGCTGAGTACTCAGAGAACAGCGGGCCATGCCTCCTCACTCCTGTACGGGATAATCTGCACCAGATCGATGCAGTGGAAGGGCCAGCTGCTTTCCTGGATATCCTGGCACCGCCGTACAATCCAGATGATGGCCGGGACTGTCACTATTACAAAGTCCTGCAAACTGTGGCGGAAGGGGAAACAGATGGAAAGGGTAaccaggagcagcagggagaagagaatgaaaaagaagagACATGGCTGCTAGAAATCCCGCAGCCGGAGGACTTCTGGTGTGGAGGGGAACCCTACCCAGGCCCTACAGTCTCTTTCTGA